In the Thermomicrobiales bacterium genome, GCCGCATCGGCCCCGGCTCCGGCAGCTGCACCGGCAGCACCAGCCGCCGCGCCGCAGACACCCGCGCCCATCGCCGAGCAGGTTCCGACCATCGGCGGCGAGCTGCAGGAGTTGCCGCGCATCCGGCAGACCATCGGCAAGCGCATGAGCCAGTCATTCCAGCAGGCACCGCACTTCTACGTCACGATGTCGATCGCGATGGACAAGGCGCTGGAGCTGCGCAAGCAGGTCAACGCTGATGTCGACGAGGCCAGTCAGGTGTCGGTCAACGACCTCATCGTCAAGGCATCTGCCCTGGCGCTGCGCGACTTCCCGGTGCTGAACTCGGCCTGGAACGACGGCAAGATGGAGTTGCACGATCACATCGACGTCGGCATCGCCATCGCCATCGAGGGCGGCCTCATCTCCCCGTTCGTCCCGAACGCCGACGAGAAGTCGCTCGGCGCGATCGCGCGACTGACGAAGGACCTGGCCAAGCGCGCCCGCGAGGGTGGACTGAAGCCCGAGGAGTACCAGGGCGGCACGTTCACGACCTCGAACCTCGGCATGTTCGGTGTTGACGAATTCATCGCCATCATCAACCCGCCGCAGGCCGCCATCCTCGCCATCGGCGCTGCCAAGCCGCAGCCTGTCTGGGATGCTGACAAGGGCAAGTTCAAGTCGCAGACCGTCATGAAGGTCACCATGTCCGCCGACCACCGCCTCACCGACGGTGCCGAAGTCGCCAAGTACCTCCAGAAGCTCAAGGCGATGCTGGAAGCACCGATGGGGTTGTTGGTCGGGTAAACGAGGGGACGGCCCTCACCCCCTGCCTCCTCTCCCAATTCTGGGAGAGGGGGTGTCCTGTATCTGGGGGGTGGCTGCCGGTTGGGCAGGCGGGGCTGTCATGCGATGACGGGGGTGTCGTCGTTGCGTGTACGCACATGCAAGGCGGCGATGCGGAGATCTGACCTGTGGGTCTCAGGCGCTCCCGTGGAACAGCCGGGCGAGCAGCTGATTGCGGCTAGTGACCTCCAACTTGCCATAGATGTTGCGCAGGTGCGTCTGGACGGTGTTTTCGGTGATGAAGAGCGCCTCGGCGATGGCGCGATTGCTGTCGCCGCTGATGAGGCGCTGGACGACTTCGCGCTCCTGCGGGGTGAGTGGCCAGTCGGCTGGCACTGTCGGGGGGCCGGTGGGTCGTTGGAGTGTGAGCACGACGGCGACTGAGCCGTCGCTGCCGCCGGACGAGGCTTCGATCGCGATCAGTCCCAGCGGTGTGGGG is a window encoding:
- a CDS encoding pyruvate dehydrogenase complex dihydrolipoamide acetyltransferase, which produces MAKTVVMPQMGYDMDAGTLLRWLKNVGDPVERGEAIAEIETDKVNIEIEAFEGGVLRKTLITEGQTVPVGEPIAIIGGEDEEIAEEETAPSEAPAEAAAPEQTEQPVAAAQQAASAPAPEQQVAAPATQAPAAEAAPQVESREPGERIRASPLVRRLAAEHEIDLSQVHGTGPQGRIVKRDVEPYLTGAKPKPQAASAPAPAAAPAAPAAAPQTPAPIAEQVPTIGGELQELPRIRQTIGKRMSQSFQQAPHFYVTMSIAMDKALELRKQVNADVDEASQVSVNDLIVKASALALRDFPVLNSAWNDGKMELHDHIDVGIAIAIEGGLISPFVPNADEKSLGAIARLTKDLAKRAREGGLKPEEYQGGTFTTSNLGMFGVDEFIAIINPPQAAILAIGAAKPQPVWDADKGKFKSQTVMKVTMSADHRLTDGAEVAKYLQKLKAMLEAPMGLLVG
- a CDS encoding LuxR C-terminal-related transcriptional regulator; this encodes IGDALATGLQRERTEGPSTSLEQPSGVLILAPDSEPTFSTPAADEMLSALHDTDARTGAHLPSPVAAAVAGLRANGKPRQQVMSPTPLGLIAIEASSGGSDGSVAVVLTLQRPTGPPTVPADWPLTPQEREVVQRLISGDSNRAIAEALFITENTVQTHLRNIYGKLEVTSRNQLLARLFHGSA